One window from the genome of Stigmatopora nigra isolate UIUO_SnigA unplaced genomic scaffold, RoL_Snig_1.1 HiC_scaffold_180, whole genome shotgun sequence encodes:
- the LOC144193197 gene encoding PXMP2/4 family protein 4-like yields MKLLSLLSLLSVVTAFGVKPHPRRPLTQQAPESAFEKKSTAASSPLFRDPTLVRGGAVPGWAAYNSALDKNPLTAKACTSLVGWALGDFLAQVFITKEPTFDMARFVTLSLFGFLYHGPSGHYFYNWLDSKIPGNDLSSVVKKVAFDQVIWCPIFMTVFFTYLGLVKGDSFSVIGEKIKNDLLTACKGSWQIWPAVHLINFKFISTKHRLVFINGVQIAFNMFLSLIGSKK; encoded by the exons ATGAAACTTCTCAGTCTCCTTAGTCTCTTGTCAGTCGTGACGGCCTTTGGTGTCAAGCCCCACCCACGTCGTCCCTTGACGCAACAGGCACCGGAATCCGCCTTCGAGAAGAAATCGACCGCCGCGTCGTCGCCCTTGTTTCGAGATCCCACCTTGGTGCGAGGAGGAGCCGTTCCTGGATGGGCCGCCTACAACAGTGCCTTGGACAAGAATCCCTTGACTGCCAAGGCCTGCACGTCGTTGGTAGGATGGGCGTTGGGAGACTTTTTGGCACAA GTATTTATCACCAAGGAGCCAACCTTTGACATGGCCCGTTTCGTTACGCTCTCTCTCTTTGGATTCCTCTACCATGGACCTTCCGGACATTACTTTTACAACTGGTTGGATAGCAAGATTCCCGGCAACGACTTGTCGTCAGTTGTAAAGAAGGTTGCCTTTGATCAAGTCATTTGGTGTCCCATCTTCATGACGGTCTTTTTCACCTACTTGGGATTAGTCAAGGGGGACTCCTTTTCTGTGATTGGCGAAAAAATCAAGAACGATCTCCTTACCGCCTGCAAGGGATCGtggcaaatctggcccgccgtgcACTTGATCAATTTCAAGTTCATCTCCACCAAGCACCGATTGGTCTTCATCAATGGAGTGCAAATTGCCTTTAACATGTTCTTGTCCTTGATTGGATCCAAAAAGTAA